Proteins encoded by one window of Lutibacter sp. A64:
- the miaA gene encoding tRNA (adenosine(37)-N6)-dimethylallyltransferase MiaA, with protein MNYLITVVGATAIGKTALSIKLAQHFNTEIISSDSRQFYKEMNIGTAVPSPEELNAAKHHFIQNRSIFDNYSVGQFEKDALQKLDYLFLKNKYLIMVGGSGLYTNAVINGLDYFPEVAPEVRTQLNLQLQNKGILELQEQLKVLDPESFSTLEIENPHRLIRALEICIGTGKKYSEFKNKPKTPRNFTPIKIGLFADRAIMYNRINQRVDIMMENGLLDEVKKLHTYKNLNALQTVGYKELFEYLDGKYSLEFAIEEIKKNTRRFAKRQVTWNKKDASINWFDFKTETSEIITKIESLIV; from the coding sequence ATGAATTATTTAATTACCGTAGTTGGTGCTACTGCAATAGGAAAAACTGCTTTAAGTATAAAACTTGCACAACATTTTAATACCGAAATAATTTCTAGTGATTCGCGTCAGTTTTACAAAGAAATGAATATTGGTACCGCTGTTCCTTCACCTGAAGAATTAAACGCTGCAAAACATCATTTTATTCAAAACAGATCCATTTTTGATAATTACAGCGTAGGACAATTTGAAAAAGATGCTTTGCAAAAATTAGATTATCTTTTTTTAAAAAATAAGTATTTAATTATGGTTGGCGGTAGTGGTTTATACACCAATGCTGTAATTAATGGTTTAGATTATTTTCCTGAAGTTGCTCCAGAAGTTAGAACTCAGTTAAATCTTCAACTTCAAAATAAGGGTATTTTAGAACTTCAAGAACAACTGAAAGTATTGGACCCTGAGTCTTTTTCAACCTTAGAAATTGAAAATCCACATCGCTTAATTAGAGCCTTAGAAATTTGTATTGGTACAGGTAAAAAATATTCTGAATTTAAAAATAAACCTAAAACGCCACGAAACTTTACACCAATAAAAATAGGACTCTTTGCCGATAGAGCCATTATGTACAACCGCATAAACCAACGTGTTGATATTATGATGGAAAACGGTTTATTAGATGAAGTAAAAAAATTACATACTTATAAAAACTTAAACGCCCTACAAACTGTAGGTTATAAAGAATTATTTGAATATTTAGATGGTAAATACTCTTTAGAATTTGCCATAGAAGAAATTAAAAAAAACACTAGAAGATTTGCTAAAAGACAAGTCACTTGGAACAAAAAAGATGCTTCTATTAATTGGTTCGATTTTAAAACCGAAACTTCAGAAATAATTACAAAAATTGAATCGCTAATTGTTTAA
- a CDS encoding exonuclease domain-containing protein has product MYAIVDIETTGGKFDEEGITEIAIYKFDGEQIVDQFISLVNPEKDIQPFVVNLTGINNGMLKNAPKFHEVAKRIVEITTDCVLVAHNANFDNRILTTEFRRLGFNFKRETLCTVELSQKLIPEQNSYKLGKLCSALGIPISSRHRADGDAIATVQLFKLLLNKDTEKQIIKKAIKTDNSRKLAPKLLNILDELPAKAGLFYVFNIDRTIIYIGKGKNIKKTVNQLFLRTSKKAKILQNAVVSVTFEVTGSELIAQLKHIEKLKIHTPKFNFKQKPNFNKIEFSNPNLIIVDKGRTVGEKSVLLIENNEFKGFCYTDLAQQITNIQILQNLISPMENSIHNRATIKKYLQRNSVEKLIRF; this is encoded by the coding sequence TTGTACGCAATAGTAGACATAGAAACAACTGGTGGTAAATTTGATGAAGAAGGAATTACTGAAATTGCAATTTATAAATTTGACGGAGAACAAATAGTAGATCAATTTATTAGTTTAGTTAATCCCGAAAAAGACATACAACCTTTTGTAGTAAATTTAACAGGAATTAATAATGGCATGTTAAAAAATGCCCCAAAATTTCACGAAGTAGCAAAACGTATTGTTGAAATTACTACAGATTGCGTTTTAGTTGCTCATAATGCCAATTTTGACAATAGAATTTTAACAACAGAATTTAGACGTTTAGGTTTTAATTTTAAAAGAGAAACACTATGTACAGTAGAATTAAGTCAAAAATTAATACCCGAACAAAATTCTTATAAATTAGGAAAATTATGTAGCGCTCTTGGAATACCAATTTCTAGCAGACATAGAGCTGATGGTGATGCTATAGCTACAGTACAATTGTTTAAATTGCTACTTAATAAAGATACTGAAAAACAAATTATAAAAAAAGCGATTAAAACCGATAATTCTAGAAAATTAGCACCTAAATTGTTAAACATTTTAGATGAATTACCTGCTAAAGCTGGATTGTTTTATGTTTTTAATATAGATAGAACAATTATATATATTGGTAAAGGAAAAAATATTAAAAAAACAGTAAATCAGTTATTTTTAAGAACATCAAAAAAAGCTAAAATCTTACAAAATGCTGTTGTTTCCGTTACTTTTGAAGTAACAGGAAGTGAACTTATTGCACAATTAAAGCATATAGAAAAACTTAAAATTCATACCCCTAAATTTAATTTTAAACAAAAACCTAATTTTAATAAAATTGAATTTAGCAACCCTAATTTAATAATTGTAGATAAAGGTAGAACTGTTGGAGAAAAATCAGTTTTATTAATTGAAAATAATGAATTTAAAGGCTTCTGTTATACAGATTTAGCACAACAAATTACAAATATTCAAATTTTACAAAATCTTATTTCACCTATGGAAAACTCTATTCACAATAGAGCTACAATAAAAAAATACCTTCAAAGAAATAGTGTTGAAAAACTTATTAGATTTTAA
- a CDS encoding D-2-hydroxyacid dehydrogenase, translated as MKVLANDGIAKSGIKALELSGFEVDLTTVAQEQLVDYINTNEIDVLLVRSATQVRKDIIDNCPSLKIIGRGGVGMDNIDVEYAREKGLHVINTPAASSHSVAELVFAHLFGMARFLHDSNRNMPLEGDSKFKGLKKAYAKGVELRGKTLGIIGFGRIGQATAKIGLGLGMNIVAFDPFMDNVNLEVEFFDGQSVFFEINTITKEEVLQQADFVSLHVPAQKEYVISSKEFELMKEGAFIVNAARGGVVDEVALVKALESNKIAAAALDVFENEPTPEIQLLMNHNLSLTPHIGAATGEAQDRIGTELATQIIEILK; from the coding sequence ATGAAAGTATTAGCAAACGACGGAATAGCTAAAAGCGGTATCAAAGCATTAGAGTTAAGTGGTTTTGAAGTAGATTTAACAACAGTTGCTCAAGAGCAATTGGTAGACTATATCAATACAAATGAAATTGATGTACTTCTTGTTAGAAGCGCTACACAAGTTAGAAAAGATATTATTGATAATTGCCCTTCTTTAAAAATTATTGGACGTGGTGGTGTTGGTATGGATAATATTGATGTAGAATATGCACGTGAAAAAGGTTTACACGTTATAAATACACCAGCAGCCTCTTCGCATTCAGTTGCAGAGTTAGTTTTTGCACATCTATTTGGAATGGCTCGTTTTTTACACGATTCTAATAGAAATATGCCTTTAGAAGGAGATTCTAAATTTAAAGGACTAAAAAAAGCATACGCAAAAGGTGTTGAATTAAGAGGTAAAACTTTAGGTATTATTGGTTTTGGACGTATTGGACAAGCTACTGCTAAAATTGGTTTAGGCCTTGGTATGAATATAGTAGCTTTTGATCCATTTATGGACAATGTAAATTTAGAAGTCGAGTTTTTTGATGGACAATCAGTATTTTTTGAAATAAATACAATTACCAAAGAAGAAGTTTTACAACAAGCAGATTTTGTATCATTACATGTCCCAGCACAAAAAGAATATGTAATATCTTCTAAAGAATTTGAATTAATGAAAGAGGGAGCATTTATAGTAAATGCTGCTCGTGGTGGTGTTGTTGACGAAGTTGCTTTAGTAAAAGCATTAGAAAGTAATAAAATTGCTGCTGCTGCTTTAGACGTATTTGAAAACGAACCAACTCCAGAAATTCAATTATTAATGAATCATAACCTATCGCTTACACCTCATATTGGTGCTGCAACAGGTGAAGCTCAAGATAGAATTGGAACCGAATTAGCAACTCAAATTATTGAAATATTAAAATAA
- a CDS encoding copper homeostasis protein CutC codes for MTFEICINSVEGAIVAAKYGAKRVELCTALNVGGLTPSFGLIQQCVEKSSVEVHVIIRPKEGGFTYDLQDIELMKIDISEAKRAGAKGVVFGILTVDNTVSNYNKELVNLAKSLNLEVTFHRAFDFILDYKTGIQKIIDVGFDRLLTSGTKPTAIEGIEVINFLQKNFGNKIEIMAGSGVNSENALQLAATGIKNLHFTVIKSINLNSKLSMGELKVIDEVKIKNIVDLF; via the coding sequence ATGACGTTTGAAATTTGTATAAATTCTGTTGAAGGAGCAATAGTTGCAGCAAAATATGGCGCAAAACGAGTTGAACTGTGTACTGCATTAAATGTTGGTGGGTTAACTCCAAGTTTTGGTTTAATTCAACAATGTGTTGAAAAATCTTCAGTAGAAGTTCATGTAATTATTCGTCCTAAAGAAGGCGGATTTACCTATGATTTACAAGATATTGAGTTGATGAAAATTGATATTTCTGAAGCAAAAAGGGCAGGAGCAAAAGGTGTTGTGTTTGGAATTTTAACTGTAGATAATACGGTTTCGAATTATAATAAAGAATTGGTAAACCTTGCCAAATCTCTTAATTTAGAAGTTACATTTCATAGAGCTTTTGATTTTATTTTAGACTATAAAACAGGGATACAAAAAATTATAGATGTTGGTTTTGATAGGTTGCTTACTTCAGGAACAAAACCAACTGCCATTGAAGGCATAGAAGTAATTAATTTTTTACAAAAAAACTTTGGAAACAAAATAGAAATTATGGCCGGAAGCGGGGTTAATTCAGAAAATGCATTACAATTAGCAGCTACTGGAATTAAAAATTTACATTTTACAGTTATAAAGTCAATTAACTTAAATTCAAAACTTTCAATGGGTGAACTTAAAGTTATTGATGAAGTTAAAATAAAAAATATTGTTGACTTATTTTAA
- a CDS encoding acyl-CoA reductase, with amino-acid sequence MNLEQRINAFAKLGDFFGQFTTKGIVKKETSETNTLFFNAFKMQIERAQEFNGWFTKDNVLKALESWNKALTKENLTTWTSKYNFKNSTESKTIAIIMAGNIPLVGFHDFLSVLISGNNAIIKQSSNDKHFLPLIAKFLESNNAYFKNKITFTEGKLANFDAVIATGSNNTARYFEHYFGKYPSIIRKNRNSVAILTGNETKEELEALGNDVFQYFGLGCRSVSKLFLPKNYNFDLLFNAFYKFKDIINYKKYENNYDYNKAVYIMSNFNILENGFVMLKEDKNYASPIATLFYEHYNTFENLSEKLTKESEEIQCIVSNENVINFVKFGKTQHPKLWNYADNVDTIDFLIKL; translated from the coding sequence ATGAATTTAGAACAACGTATTAACGCTTTTGCAAAACTTGGAGATTTTTTTGGTCAGTTTACTACTAAAGGAATTGTTAAAAAAGAAACTTCTGAAACAAATACCTTATTTTTTAATGCTTTTAAAATGCAAATTGAAAGAGCGCAAGAATTTAATGGTTGGTTTACAAAAGATAATGTTTTAAAAGCTTTAGAAAGTTGGAACAAAGCATTAACTAAAGAAAACTTAACTACTTGGACATCTAAATATAATTTTAAAAATTCTACTGAATCAAAAACCATAGCCATTATTATGGCAGGAAACATTCCTTTAGTTGGTTTTCACGATTTTTTATCCGTTTTAATCAGTGGAAATAATGCTATAATTAAACAATCATCTAACGACAAGCATTTTTTGCCATTAATAGCAAAATTTTTAGAAAGTAACAATGCTTATTTTAAAAACAAAATAACATTTACCGAAGGTAAATTAGCCAATTTTGATGCTGTTATAGCTACTGGAAGTAATAATACTGCACGTTATTTTGAACACTATTTTGGAAAATACCCTTCAATAATTAGAAAAAATAGAAATTCTGTAGCAATTTTAACCGGAAATGAAACCAAAGAAGAACTAGAGGCCTTAGGTAACGATGTTTTTCAATATTTTGGTTTAGGATGTAGAAGTGTTTCTAAACTATTTTTACCTAAAAACTACAATTTCGATTTACTATTTAATGCTTTTTATAAATTTAAAGATATTATAAATTATAAAAAATACGAAAATAATTACGACTATAATAAAGCTGTTTATATAATGAGTAATTTCAATATTTTAGAAAACGGATTTGTTATGTTAAAAGAAGATAAAAATTACGCTTCTCCTATTGCAACGCTATTTTATGAGCATTATAATACTTTTGAAAACCTTTCAGAAAAATTAACAAAAGAAAGTGAAGAAATTCAATGTATTGTAAGTAACGAAAACGTTATAAATTTCGTAAAATTCGGTAAAACTCAACACCCAAAATTATGGAATTATGCCGATAATGTAGATACAATTGATTTTTTAATAAAATTATAA
- a CDS encoding DUF1015 domain-containing protein gives MAIIKPFKGLRPPKEIVEEIACLPYDVMNSEEAAKMANGKAASLLRITHAEIELEKGTDSHDKKVYLHAKSNFENFQNKKYLIQDNEAKFYIYAQTMNGKTQYGIVGAASCQDYIDGVIKKHELTRPDKEEDRKVLSRILEANVEPVFFTYRAVPEIDAIVENIVTNNKAEYDFTAEDGFGHHFWVIEDAETNKRIEQLFKDKVPNTYVADGHHRTAAAAGMSEEFRKKNPNHTGNEPYNFFMAVHFPDTQLQIIDYNRVVKDLNGLKTDEFLSKIDKNFTIKQVSEKIVKPERLHEFSMYLDGKWYGLAAKDNTFNDDNPIDSLDVSVLSKYVLDPVLDIKDLRTDTRIDFVGGIRGLSELSKRVDSGEMAVAFALYPVSMNQLMNIADTNNIMPPKVTWFEPKLRSGLVINKINE, from the coding sequence ATGGCAATCATTAAACCTTTCAAAGGATTAAGACCTCCTAAAGAAATTGTAGAAGAAATTGCATGTTTACCTTATGACGTAATGAATTCTGAAGAAGCTGCTAAAATGGCAAATGGAAAAGCCGCATCATTATTACGTATTACACATGCCGAAATTGAATTAGAAAAAGGTACTGACTCACATGATAAAAAAGTGTATCTTCATGCTAAATCAAATTTTGAAAATTTTCAAAATAAAAAATATTTAATTCAAGATAACGAAGCTAAATTTTATATTTACGCGCAAACAATGAATGGTAAAACACAATATGGTATTGTAGGAGCTGCTTCTTGCCAAGATTATATTGATGGAGTAATAAAAAAGCACGAATTAACACGACCAGATAAAGAGGAAGATAGAAAAGTACTTTCTCGAATTTTAGAAGCAAATGTAGAACCTGTATTTTTTACCTATAGAGCAGTTCCAGAAATAGATGCAATTGTTGAAAATATTGTAACTAACAATAAAGCTGAATATGATTTTACTGCTGAAGACGGTTTTGGACATCATTTTTGGGTAATTGAAGATGCTGAAACTAATAAAAGAATAGAACAACTTTTTAAAGATAAAGTACCAAATACCTATGTAGCTGACGGACATCATAGAACTGCTGCTGCTGCTGGTATGAGTGAAGAGTTTCGTAAAAAAAATCCTAACCATACTGGAAATGAACCTTACAACTTTTTTATGGCTGTACATTTTCCAGATACACAGTTACAAATAATTGATTACAATCGTGTTGTAAAAGATTTAAACGGATTAAAAACAGATGAATTTTTATCTAAAATTGATAAAAACTTTACAATTAAACAAGTTAGTGAAAAAATTGTTAAACCTGAAAGACTACACGAATTCTCTATGTATTTAGATGGAAAATGGTATGGTTTAGCTGCAAAAGACAACACTTTTAATGATGACAATCCTATTGATAGTTTAGATGTAAGTGTATTATCTAAATATGTTCTAGATCCTGTTTTAGATATAAAAGACTTAAGAACTGATACTAGAATAGATTTTGTTGGTGGTATTAGAGGTTTATCTGAATTAAGTAAGCGTGTGGATAGTGGAGAAATGGCTGTAGCCTTTGCCCTATACCCTGTTAGTATGAATCAATTAATGAATATAGCTGACACAAATAATATTATGCCTCCAAAAGTAACTTGGTTTGAACCAAAGTTAAGATCTGGTTTAGTAATTAATAAAATTAATGAATAA
- the ychF gene encoding redox-regulated ATPase YchF has product MKAGIVGLPNVGKSTLFNCLSNAKAQSANFPFCTIEPNIGVVNVPDPRITKLEQLVKPERVQMATVDIVDIAGLVRGASKGEGLGNQFLANIRETDAVIHVLRCFDNDNIVHVDTTVDPVRDKETIDIELQLKDYETLEKKLERVKKTARTGNKDAQKELEVLEKVKAGLEASTSIRAIELTDKEREEYIKPLQFITDKPVLYVCNVDENSAVKGNAYVDAVKEAIKNEDAEVIVLAVGVEADIMELETFEEREMFLEDLGLIEPGASVLIRAAYKLLNQQTYFTAGVKEVRAWTINIGDTAPQAAGVIHTDFEKGFIRAEVIAYEDFVSYGSEAKVKEAGKMRVEGKEYIVKDGDVMHFRFNV; this is encoded by the coding sequence ATGAAAGCAGGAATTGTAGGGTTACCAAATGTAGGGAAATCAACATTATTTAATTGTTTATCAAATGCAAAAGCGCAAAGTGCTAACTTTCCTTTTTGTACAATTGAACCAAATATTGGTGTAGTTAATGTGCCAGATCCAAGAATTACAAAACTAGAACAATTGGTAAAGCCAGAACGTGTTCAAATGGCAACAGTTGATATTGTTGATATTGCAGGTTTAGTAAGAGGAGCAAGTAAAGGAGAAGGTTTAGGAAATCAGTTTTTAGCAAATATTAGAGAAACAGATGCTGTAATTCACGTTTTAAGATGTTTTGATAATGACAATATTGTTCATGTAGATACAACTGTAGATCCTGTTAGAGATAAAGAAACTATTGATATAGAATTACAATTAAAAGATTACGAAACTTTAGAAAAAAAGTTAGAGCGTGTTAAAAAAACAGCGCGTACTGGAAATAAAGATGCTCAAAAAGAATTAGAAGTTTTAGAAAAAGTTAAAGCAGGTTTAGAAGCTTCAACTTCTATAAGAGCTATTGAACTTACAGATAAAGAACGCGAAGAATATATTAAACCATTGCAATTTATAACAGATAAACCTGTGTTATATGTTTGTAATGTTGATGAAAATTCTGCTGTTAAAGGAAATGCATATGTTGATGCTGTAAAAGAAGCAATAAAAAATGAAGATGCTGAAGTAATTGTTTTAGCTGTTGGAGTAGAAGCAGATATAATGGAGCTTGAAACTTTTGAAGAGCGTGAAATGTTTTTAGAAGATTTAGGTTTAATAGAGCCAGGAGCTTCTGTATTAATTAGAGCTGCTTATAAATTACTAAATCAGCAAACTTATTTTACTGCAGGAGTTAAAGAAGTAAGAGCTTGGACCATTAATATTGGCGATACAGCACCACAAGCTGCAGGTGTTATTCATACCGACTTTGAAAAAGGTTTTATTAGAGCTGAAGTTATTGCTTATGAAGATTTTGTAAGCTACGGAAGTGAAGCCAAAGTAAAGGAAGCTGGTAAAATGCGTGTTGAAGGTAAAGAATATATAGTGAAAGATGGAGATGTAATGCATTTTCGTTTTAATGTGTAA
- a CDS encoding ion transporter, producing MKKQKDIKDWKYKLHEIIYEADTPNGKLFDIILILTIIASILLVMLESVESFDKNYHDFLNISEWIITVLFTIEYIARIISIKKPQKYIFSFYGIIDLLATIPKYLSLIFVGTHALVALRALRLLRIFRILKLTRYLGASKTLASALKASRIKIAVFLFVVILLTVVLGTVMYLVEGPVNGFTSIPYSMYWAIVTLTTVGYGDISPHTPTGQFIASIVMILGYGIIAIPTGIVTAEMAKPDTNIQLNTLHCKHCGEDKHLDNSEYCNKCGKKL from the coding sequence GTGAAAAAACAAAAAGATATTAAGGATTGGAAATACAAACTTCATGAAATTATTTATGAAGCAGACACACCTAACGGCAAATTATTTGATATAATTTTAATTCTTACTATTATAGCTAGTATACTATTGGTTATGCTAGAAAGTGTAGAAAGTTTTGATAAAAATTATCATGATTTTCTAAATATATCTGAATGGATTATAACCGTTTTATTTACAATAGAATACATAGCTCGCATAATTTCTATTAAAAAACCACAAAAATATATATTTAGTTTCTACGGTATTATAGATTTATTAGCAACCATACCAAAATACCTTTCATTAATATTTGTAGGTACGCATGCACTTGTGGCACTTAGAGCACTTCGCCTTTTAAGAATTTTCAGAATTTTAAAACTTACACGTTATTTAGGAGCTTCTAAAACATTAGCCAGTGCCTTAAAAGCTAGCAGAATAAAAATTGCCGTATTTTTATTTGTAGTAATTCTACTAACTGTTGTTTTAGGTACAGTAATGTATTTAGTCGAAGGCCCTGTAAATGGCTTTACTAGCATACCTTATAGTATGTATTGGGCAATTGTTACCTTAACTACGGTTGGTTATGGAGACATTTCTCCACATACACCAACTGGTCAATTTATTGCAAGTATTGTAATGATTTTAGGTTATGGAATTATTGCAATACCAACAGGAATTGTAACGGCAGAAATGGCTAAACCAGACACAAATATACAATTAAACACCCTACATTGTAAACATTGTGGTGAAGACAAGCATTTAGATAATTCTGAATATTGTAATAAATGTGGAAAAAAACTGTAA
- a CDS encoding 4Fe-4S binding protein gives MAIKITDECINCGACEPECPNNAIYEASEEWRFSDGTELTGNVVLPNGNKVNADAEQEPIDDEVYFIVTDKCTECKGFHDEPQCAAVCPVDCCVPDDENEESEAQLLAKKSFLHKE, from the coding sequence ATGGCAATAAAAATAACAGATGAATGTATAAATTGTGGTGCTTGTGAACCAGAATGTCCAAACAATGCAATTTATGAAGCTTCTGAAGAATGGCGTTTTTCAGATGGTACAGAATTAACTGGTAATGTAGTTTTACCTAACGGCAATAAAGTTAATGCTGATGCAGAACAAGAGCCTATTGATGATGAAGTATATTTTATTGTAACAGATAAATGTACAGAATGTAAAGGTTTTCATGACGAGCCACAATGCGCTGCAGTTTGTCCTGTAGATTGTTGTGTGCCAGATGATGAAAATGAAGAATCTGAAGCACAATTATTAGCTAAAAAAAGCTTTTTACATAAGGAATAG
- the serC gene encoding 3-phosphoserine/phosphohydroxythreonine transaminase, translating to MKKHNFSAGPCILPQEVLKKAAEAVVNFNGIDLSLIEISHRSKEFVEVMENARNLVKELLNLPEGYSVLFLQGGASLEFLMTAYNLMKVDGKAGYIDTGAWSSKAIKEAKLFGEVNVFASSKDATYNHIPKNYTVPTDVDYVHITSNNTIYGTQFKEFPKTDSLLVCDMSSDIFSRQLDFSKFDLIYAGAQKNMGPAGTTLVVVKDEILGKTGRSIPAMLDYKVHISKDSMFNTPPVFAVYVSMLTLQWLKDQGGISAIEKLNEEKAALLYAEIDRNPLFNGFAKKEDRSLMNVTFTLANEAHQEAFDTLWNAAGVSGIKGHRSVGGYRASIYNAMPIESIQVLVDVMQQLEKQVS from the coding sequence ATGAAAAAACATAATTTTAGTGCAGGACCGTGTATTTTACCACAAGAAGTTTTAAAAAAAGCTGCTGAAGCAGTTGTGAATTTTAACGGTATAGACTTATCGTTAATTGAAATTTCTCACAGAAGCAAAGAATTTGTTGAAGTGATGGAAAATGCTCGAAATTTAGTAAAAGAATTATTAAACTTACCAGAAGGTTATTCGGTACTTTTTTTACAAGGTGGTGCCAGTTTAGAATTTTTAATGACCGCTTACAATTTAATGAAAGTTGATGGTAAAGCAGGTTATATCGATACAGGTGCTTGGAGCTCAAAAGCTATTAAAGAAGCTAAATTATTTGGAGAAGTAAATGTTTTTGCTTCATCTAAAGATGCAACCTATAATCATATTCCAAAAAACTATACTGTACCAACTGATGTTGATTATGTACATATAACATCAAACAATACTATTTACGGAACTCAATTTAAAGAATTTCCAAAAACAGATAGCTTGTTAGTTTGTGATATGAGTTCTGATATTTTTTCTCGCCAATTAGATTTTTCAAAATTCGATTTAATTTATGCAGGTGCACAAAAAAATATGGGGCCAGCAGGTACTACTCTAGTAGTTGTAAAAGATGAAATTCTAGGTAAAACTGGAAGATCAATTCCTGCAATGTTAGATTATAAAGTACATATAAGTAAAGACAGTATGTTTAACACACCTCCTGTTTTTGCAGTATATGTTTCAATGCTAACTCTACAATGGTTAAAAGATCAAGGTGGAATTTCTGCTATAGAAAAATTAAATGAAGAAAAAGCAGCATTATTATATGCTGAAATTGATAGAAACCCTCTTTTTAATGGTTTTGCAAAAAAAGAAGATCGTTCTTTAATGAATGTTACTTTTACCTTAGCTAATGAAGCACACCAAGAAGCTTTTGATACTCTTTGGAATGCTGCAGGTGTTAGTGGAATTAAAGGACATAGATCTGTAGGTGGTTATAGAGCAAGTATTTATAATGCAATGCCAATAGAAAGTATTCAAGTATTAGTTGATGTAATGCAACAACTTGAAAAACAAGTTTCATAA
- a CDS encoding YggS family pyridoxal phosphate-dependent enzyme: MSISKNIELLNNSLPKNVKLVAVSKTKPVSDILEAYNAGQRIFGENKIQEMVEKHEVLPKDIEWHMIGHLQRNKVKYMASFVTLIHGVDSFKTLKEINKQAIKNDRVLNCLLQLKIAKEDTKFGLSFNKVEDIITSEDFKQLSNVNIKGIMGMASFTDDETIIRKEFKTLTDYFNALKKHSSINFNPTIISMGMSGDYKIAIEEGSTMVRVGSAIFGTRNYK; this comes from the coding sequence GTGAGCATTTCAAAAAATATAGAATTATTAAATAATTCGCTTCCAAAAAATGTAAAATTAGTTGCAGTTTCAAAAACAAAACCCGTTTCTGATATATTAGAAGCCTACAATGCAGGTCAACGCATTTTTGGCGAAAATAAAATTCAAGAAATGGTTGAAAAACATGAAGTATTGCCAAAAGATATTGAATGGCATATGATTGGACATCTACAACGCAATAAAGTGAAGTATATGGCTAGTTTTGTAACATTAATTCATGGTGTAGATAGTTTTAAAACACTAAAAGAAATTAACAAACAAGCCATTAAAAATGATCGTGTTTTAAATTGTTTGTTGCAATTAAAAATAGCAAAAGAAGATACTAAATTCGGACTTTCATTTAATAAAGTTGAAGATATAATAACTTCAGAAGATTTTAAACAGCTTTCTAATGTTAATATTAAAGGTATTATGGGAATGGCTAGTTTTACTGATGATGAAACGATTATAAGAAAAGAATTTAAAACTTTAACTGATTATTTTAACGCCTTAAAAAAACACAGTTCAATAAATTTTAATCCAACAATAATTTCAATGGGAATGAGTGGAGATTATAAAATAGCCATAGAAGAAGGTAGTACTATGGTTAGAGTTGGAAGTGCTATTTTTGGGACAAGAAACTATAAATAA